The Thermus thermamylovorans genome contains the following window.
ATCCTACACCCCGGCCCAGGCGAGCGGCGTAAAGGGCGATCCCCAGGGCCACGGAGGCGTTCAGGGACTCGGCCTCGGGCCGGATGGGGATGCGGAAGCGCTCGTCGCAGGCCTCCCGCACCAGCCGGCGCATCCCCTCCCCCTCCGAGCCCACCACCAGGGCCAGGGGGCGGCGGAAGTCCAGCTCCCCGGGGGTTTTCTCTCCGAGGGGGTCCAGGCCGTAGACCCAAAGCCCCCGCCCCTTCACCTCCCCCAGGGCCCGGGAAAGGTTTTTCACCCGCACCAGGGGGAGCTTGAGGGCGGCCCCGGCGCTGGCCTTCAGGGCCAGGGGGGAGAGGGGGGCGCTCCTGCGCTCCTCCGCCACCACCCCGTGGGCCCCCAGGGCCAGGGCGCTCCTTATCATGGCCCCGTAGTTCCTGGGGTCGGTGATCCCGTCCAGGAAGACCAAAAGGGGCATCTCCTTCCGCGCCTCGGCCAGGCGGAAGGCCTCCTCCAGGGAGGCGGGGCGGACCTCCTCCACCTCCGCCGCCAGACCCTGGTGGCGGGTGGTCTTGAGGAGGGCGTCCAGCTCGATGCGGGGCACCAGGGTGTACTCGGCCCCTAGGCGGGTGAGCTCCCTTAGGAGCCAGCCCTCCACCCCTCGCGCCACCAGGACCCGCCGCGCCCGGCCCTCCTTGAGGGCCTCGAGGACCGGGTTCCTCCCGTAGATCCACATGACCCGAGTCTACGGGAGGCTCCGGTATGATGGGGGGCGAAGGAGGCGCTATGTACAAGGCCATCCTCATGCCCACGGACGGAAGCCCTTGCAGCTTCCAGGCCCTCGAGCACGGCCTCGGGCTGGCCCGGGCCCTCTCCGCCAGGGTCCACTTCCTCTACGTGCTGGAGAACCCGGCCCAGGCCATCTGGATCGCCCCCGAGAGCGTGCCCTATGGCCTTGAACTCCTGGAGGACCTGAAGAAGGCCGGGGAGGAGGCCATCGCCAAGGCCCTCTCCCTGGCCCAGGAGAGGGGAGTGGAGGCCACAGGGGAGGTCAAGGAGGGGGTGCCCGTGCCCACCATCGTGGAGGCGGCCAAGGGGTTCGACCTCCTGGTCATGGGCACCCACGGGCGCACGGGCCTGGACAAGCTTCTCCTGGGCTCGGTGACCGAGGGGGTGCTTCACCGGGTGAGCATTCCCGTCCTGGTGGTGCGCTGCCGCTAAGGCGTGGGGATGCGTTTTCTTTCCGTCTTCGTTTCCTCGCGCGTTTCCCCGGAAAGCCCCCTTTACCCCCAGCTCGTTCGCTACGGGGAGGTGCTGGCCGAGGAGGGGTTTGGCCTGGCTTGCGGGGGCTACCAGGGGGGCATGGAGGCCCTGGCCAAGGGGGTGAAGGCCGGGGGAGGGATGGTGGTAGGGGTGACCGCCCCGGCCCTTTTCCCCGAGCGGAAAGGTCCGAGCCCCTACGTGGACCTGGAGCTACCCGCCGCTAGCCTCCCCGAGCGCATCGGAAGGCTTTTGGACCTGGGGGCGGGGTACCTGGCCCTGCCCGGAGGGGTGGGCACCCTGGCGGAGCTCCTGCTGGCCTGGAACCTCCTCTACCTCAGGCGGGGCCTGGGCCGGCCCCTGGCGGTGGACCCCTATTGGTTTTCCCTCCTCCGGGCCCACGGGGAGATCGCCCCCGAGGACCTGGCCCTCCTCCAGGTGGTGAGGGACGAGGGGGATCTCCGGCGCTTTTTGCGAAGCCTATGAGCGAGAGCGTGGTGGTCTACGTGCCCGACTTGGGCCAGGGGGTGAGCTTCTACCAGGCCCTGGGCCTGGCCCTGGAGGAGCTCTCCCCCAAGGAGGCCCTCCTCGCCCCCCTGGAGGGTCCCCTGGTCCTCCTAAGGCCGGGCCCGGGGGGGCTGGAGCGGGGACCCGGCCGCCCCCGGCCCGAGGGGCAGGGCTTCGCCCGGCTCAGGTGGGAGGAGGGGCGGCTGGTTTTCCGGGTGGACCACCTGGCCCACGAGAAGCTCCGCCTGGCCAAGTACGGCCTGGCCTTCCGGGAGGCCGGGGACCACCTCCTCCTCTTCGACCCGGGGGAGAACCCCATCCTGGTGCGGGAGGAGCCTTGAGGCTTTGGCTTTTGGACCTGGACGACACCCTCCTCCAGGACCACAGGGTGAGCCAGGCCGTCCTGGAAGGCCTGGGGAGGGCGGTGGGGGTGGAAGGCCTCTTTGGGGCGGTGGGCCACCGGGCCGAGGCCCTCTTCCGGGAAGCCCCCTTCCACCCCTGGGCGGAGGCCATCGGCCACTCGGCCCTGGAGGCCCTCTGGGCCCGGTACAGCACCCCGGGCCTCGAGGCCCTGGCCGCCTGGGCCTGGCCCTTCCGGGAGCGGGTCTTCCGGGAGGCCCTCCAGGAGGTCGGGGGGCCGGCGGAGCGGGCGCGGGAGCTGGCGGAGGCCTTCTTCGCGGAAAGGCGCCGGTACCCCCTCTTCCCCGAGGTGCCGGAGTTCCTGGAGGCCCTGCGCCTTAGGGGGGCAGACCTGGCCCTTCTCACCAACGGCGTCCCCGACCTGCAGCGGGAAAAGCTTTTCGGGGCGGGCCTGGGAGAAGCCTTTTCCCTCACCTTGGTTTCCGGGGAGGTGGGCCTGGGCAAGCCGGATCCCAGGCTCTTCCGCATGGCCCTCTGCGCCTTCGGCGCGGGGCCCGAGGAGGCGGTGATGGTGGGGGACAACCCCGGGCGGGACGTGCGGGGGGCCCTCCTGGCGGGGATCCGGGCGGTCCTGGTGGACCGGGGCCATCGTCCCCCTGACCCCCGCTACCCCGCCCACCTGGAGGTGCGGGACCTGCGGGAGGCCCTGGCCCTCCTGGAGGGGTAGGCCCCCTTTGGTGAGCCCGTTTCCTGTCTTCCCCGCCCGCTGGGGTAGGCTTGGGCCGATGCACGAGGTTCTCCTGGTCCTCCACAACCTGCTCCGCTGGTTCGTCCTGGCCTTCGGCCTATGGGCTCTCCTGCGCCCGGAGTCCCGGCCCGGGGCCTTTTTCGCCCACACCCTCACCCTGCAGGTGGTCCTGGGGGTGGTCCTGGCCTTCGCAAGCCCCCTGGTCCAGGGGGCCCTCCTGGCCCTGGACGAGGTGATGCGGGCCGGGGGGGAGCCCCGCTACTTCGTGGCGGAGCACTGGGTGGGGGGGCTCATCGCCCTGGGCCTGGCCCACGCGGGGCTTTCCCAGGCCCGCAAGGGGGGGCGTTGGGCCCGGCTCCTCTTCGCCCTGGCCCTCCTCCTCGTCCTCCTCTCCATCCCCTGGTTCCGGCCCCTTCTCAGGCTTTAGCCTGGGAGCTCGGCCACCGGGAGAGAAAAGGAGGGGAAGGCCGCGGGGGCCAGGTGGTTTCCTACGGCTGGACCTGGCCATAGACCACCGCGGCGTACCCCACCACGCGGCCTGTGTCCCCGGAAGCCTCGGCGCTGGTGGCGTAGGCCAGAAGCGCGGGCCTCCAACCCAAGCTTCTGGCCAAAGCGGTGAGGGTGGCCCAGGGAAGGCGGCCGCAGGCTTCCCCTTGGGCCACCCCCTCCACGTCCAGGGCCAGGGCCTTTTCCAGGGTCTTCCGGTCCCGGGCTCTGGCCACGGGGTCGGGGCGGTAGTGGGAGAGGTCGCTGGAGACCACCACCAGGTCCTCCTCCCCCAGCTCCTCCTGGAGGGCCTCGGCCACCTCTTGGGGATCCACCTCCCCGAAGAGGAGGGGCAGGATGGGGGTTCCGGGCAGGGCCACCTGGAGGAAGGGGAGGAGGACCTCGAGGCTATGTTCCTCCCGGAAGGGCTCCTCATGGATCAGGAAGGGAGGATCCTTCTCCAGAAGCCTTCTTCCCCCTTCCCGGTCCACGGCCACCTCCCCCAAAGGGGTGGCCCAGGCCCGGTAGGGGTAGAAGGCCACCCCCAGGAAGGGCACGAAGTGGCTCGGCCCGAGGAGAAAGACCCTCCTCGCCCTCCCCCTCCAGGCGGAAAGCACCCGGAACCCCTCCGCCATCACCTTGCCAGAGTAGAGGTAGCCCGCGTGGGGGGAGAGGAGGCCCCGTACCCCGGGGTCGGGGGTGGCCTGGGCCCTCTGGAGGAGCCCTTCCACCTCCCGCTGGAGGCGTGCCCCTTCCCCTGGGTAGAAGTACCCGGCCACCGCCGGGGGCCTCACCCGGTCCATACCCCAGGGATCCTCCGCCCGCACCCCGGGCAGACCCCCGGGGTTGCCCAGCGGGTTTCCACCCGGTAGCCCCGCCTGCGGAGGAGGAGCCGACCACAGTCCGGGCAGTGGGTGGAACTCCTTTCCTCGTCCAGGACGTTCCCCACATACACGAACCTAAGCCCTTCCTCCTTGGCGATCTCGTAGGCCCGCACCAGGGTGCTGTGCCGGGTGGGCCTCAGGTCCCGCATGCGGTAGTCGGGGTGGGCAGCGGTGAGGTGCCAGGGGATTTCCGGGGAAAGCCCCTTGAGGAAGCGGGCCATGGCCCTTATCTCCTCGGGAGCGTCGTTGTGGCCCTCCAGGAGGAGGGTGGTCACCTCCACCCAGACCCCTTGGGCCACCAGGTGCTCGAGGCTTTCCAGGACTGGCTTGAGCCGGGCCCCGCAGATCTTCCGGTAGAACTCCTCGGTGAAGCCCTTCAGATCCACGTTGGCGGCATCCAGAAAGGGCCGGATATACTCCCAGGCCTCCTCCGTCTCAAAGCCGCTGGTGACGAAGACGTTTTTCATGCCCCGTTCCTTGGCCAGCTTGGCCGTGTCGTGGGCGTACTCGATCCAGACGGCGGGCTCGTTGTAGGTGTAGGCGAGAAGCCTTACCCCCAGGGCCTCGGCCTTCTCCACGATGGCCTCGGGGGGCCAGTCCTCCCCGATGGGCCGGTCCAACTGGCCTTCCGGCGTGACCTTGAACTCCCGGAACTGGGAGATGGGCCAGTTCTGGCAGAAGGCGCAGAAGAGGTTGCACCCCACGGCGCCCAGGGAGAGGATGGCCTCCCCGGGGTGGAAGTGGTAGAGGGGCTTCTTCTCCACGGGGTCCAGGTGGACCGCGGCGGCCTTGCCGTAGGTGACCAGATAGAGCTTCTCACCGAAGTTACGCCGGACGCCGCATTTTCCCACCCCTCCTTCCGCGATGGCGCAGTAGTGGGCGCAGGCCCGGCACTGCACGTACCCCTTGGGCAGGGGTCGGACCAGGTCGGCTTCCCGAAGGGTAGCGGTGAGGGTCATCTCATAGGGCCTAACCCCAGGATAGCACCGGCCAAGCGGCGCCTTCGTAGACTTGAAGCATGCCCGCCTTCCCCCCCGAACGGGAGGAGGACTTCGCCCCCCATGTGCCGGAAGAGGTCCTCCGCCGGGGCCTGGCCTACTTCAGGGAGGGCCGGGTGCTCAGGGTCTTTCGGGTGGGGGAGAGGGTTTTGGGCGTGGTGCAGGGCTCGGCGGAGGTGCCCTACCGGGTGGAGGTGGGCCCCGGGCTTGTGGGCCACTGCACCTGCCCCTATCCCGATTTTCCCTGCAAGCATGCGGTGGCGCTGCTTTACGCCCACGTGGAGGGAAAGGCCCCGGACCTGGCGCCCCTGATTGAGGCCCTGACCCCTGAGGAGGCCAAAGGCCTCCTGAAAAAGCTCGCCCTCCTTCCCGAGGTGGGCCTTTACTTGGCGGAAACCCTGGCCCCGGATAGGGCCTTTGGGGAGGGGGTGAAGGACCTGCGCCAGGCCTTCCGCCTGGGGGAAGGGGAGGAAGAGGCCAGGAGGCTCCTCCTGCGCCTGGACCGGGCGGGGCGGAAGGAGGTGGAGGCCCTTTTGGGGGTTCTCCCCGAGGCCCCCTTTGACCCCGAGCCCTACCTGCGGGCCGCTTTGGAGCGCTACCTGGAGCTTTCCCCTAGGCTCCCTTTCCTTCTATCCCTTTACTTGCGCCACCCCTCGGAGGGGGTGCGGGAGGCCTTTTTGCGGGCGGCCCTAGGGAAGCCCGAGGAGGCCCTGGGCCTTCTTGGCGGCGCGGACCCTTTGGGGCTCAAGCAGGGGCTTCGGGCGGAGCTCCTCTTCCGCCTGGGGCGGGTGGAGGAGGCCTTGGGGGTGTTGCGGGAGGGCCTCGAGGGGGTGGAGGACTACCTCCTCCTGGTGGGGCAGCTCCTCGCCCTGGGGCGGGTGGAGGAGGCCTTAAGGTACGCGGAGGAGGCCCGGGAGTGGTTTGGCAAAGACCCCAGACTCCTCCCCCTNAAGGTACGCGGAGGAGGCCCGGGAGTGGTTTGGCAAAGACCCCAGACTCCTCCCCCTCCTGGACCTCCTGGTGGCCCACCGGGGGAGCCCGGAGGACCACCGGGCCCGCTTTGCCCTGAGGCCCAACCTGGAGGACTACCTGGCCCTCAAGGCCAGGCTGGGCCGGGCCTTTCCCGAGGAGCGCCAAGCCCTCCTGCGCCAGGTGCGGGACCCCGCCCTTCTCGCCCGCATCCACCTCCTGGAGGAGGACTGGAAGGCCCTAGACCGCCTGTTGAGGAAGGCCCCGCCCGAGGCCTACCCCGCCCTGGCGGAGGCCCTGGAGGAAAGGCTTCCCGAGGAGGCGGGGAGGCTTTACCGGGAGGCGGCCAGGTGGGCGGCGGAGAAGGGCACCCGCAGGGCCTACCGGGAGGCGGCGGGCCTCCTCCAGCGCCTCGCCCGCCTGGACCCCAAGGCGGCCCGTGAGGCGGCCTTGGCCCTCCTCCTGGCCTACCCTAGGCGGCCCGCCTTAAGGGAGGAGCTTGCCCCCTTGCTGGGCTAGGGGGCCTGCAGTCGGGCAAGGGGCTTCCCCACGCCTATCCCCCCTCATCGGGCAGGGTGCGGGGAGGTTCATCCCGGCGGGGACCAGGAAGGGAAAGGCGGGGTGGGCGGGATAAGAGGGGCACAGGGGTGGCCCCTGGCGCGGGGGGCGGGTGGTTTGTCCCGGCCTGGCTCTCCTAAGGACCCAAAAGGGGGATGGCTTGGGCCAGCATCCGTTCCAAAAGGGGTTTTAGGGCCTCCGCCTCCTCCTCCGTGTAGGCGTGAAGCTCCACGGGAAGGCCCCCAAAGGCTTTCCGCGCCAGGCGGTGAAGGTCCTCGCGGCCAGGGCCCTGGTAGATGAGGAGGAGGTCCACGTCGCTTCCCGGCAGCGCCCGGCCCTTGGCCCAGGAGCCGAAGAGGTAGGCCCGTCGAAGGGGAACCTCTGTCTCCAGCAAGGCTAGCCCCTTCTTCAGTCGCCGCAGAACTTCCTCTTTAGTCCAGGGGGGGAAGAAGACCCTGACAGAAGGCATAGATCTCCTCCGCATGGCGCAAAAGCCGCTCGGCCTCGGGGCGCCGGTACCGCTCAAAGGGCGCCCCTGCGGGGAGGGCGTCGGGGTAGCGGGCGGGGATGTAGGCCTTGTCCAGCTCGCTGGCCCCGTCTAGAAGGGCTTCGTTCACGGGGTATCGCTGGGAAAGCCCCTCCAAAAGGCCCTGCACCGAGTGCCCCCAAGCCACACCCCCCAGGTGTTGAAAGACAGCTTTCACGGCTTTCTCCGCCGCCTGTTGGGCGGAGAAGGCGGCCCATTCGTAAAATCCCCTTTCCAAGGCAAAGCGGGCGTGTTCCAGGTCCCTCCTGGCCTGGAGGATAAAGTCCCGGCTTCGCTCCACAAGGGGATTATAGCCCAGTCCGATTGACAACCCAGGGGGTTTGCCGCATAGTGGGTCTTGCGGCCATACCTTGGAGGGTTGGCCGAGCGGTTGAAGGCGGCGGTCTTGAAAACCGCTGTGGGCCTTGCGCCCACCGGGGGTTCGAATCCCTCACCCTCCGCCAAAGGGCTTGGAGAGGTGGCCGAGTGGTCGAAGGCGGCACCCTGCTAAGGTGTTGTACCGGGATAACCGGTACCGCGGGTTCGAATCCCGCCCTCTCCGCCAAGGGGCCCGGCCCCTGCGCCGGGCCTCAGCTTTTCCCATGCTGGCCTTGCCCCTGCCCCCCCTAAAGCCCTGCCGTTTCCTGAGGAGGAAAAACCGCTTCCTGGTGGAGGCGGACGTGGGGCCCTTGCACCTCCCCAACTCCGGGCGGATGGGGGAGCTTCTCCTCCCCGGGGCCCCTTGCTTCTACCTCCCCAGGGCTACCCCCAAAACGGTGGGTCGGCTTCTTCTTTTGGAGAGCCGGGGCGTGTTGGTGGGGGTGGATGCCTCCTTGGCCAACCGTCTCCTGGAGTTGCTTTTGAAGGAAGGGTTTTTCGGCCCTCTCGAGGATTTGCGAAAAGAGGTGCGCCTGAAAGGGGAGAGGCTGGACTTCTCCGCCCGGATAGGGGGAAAGGAAGCCCTTTTGGAAGCCAAAAACTGCAACCGGGTGGAGGGAGGTCTGGCCCTTTTCCCCGATGCCCCTACCCCTCGAGGGGCCCGGCACCTGAGGCTTCTTTCGGGGTTTGCCCGAGCCGGGGGCGTGGCCTATGCGGTGTGGATGGTCCAGCACCCCTTGGCCCGGGCCTTCGCCCTGGACCCGGAGGACCGGGCCCTCTACCGGGCGGTCCGGGAGGCGGCGGCAGCCGGAGTGAGGCTTCTGGCCTACCGGGTGCGGCCCTCCCTGGAGGGCCTCCACGTGGAGGGGGAGCTCCCCTGGGCCTGGCTACCCCCCCAGGAGGACCTGGAAGGCCACCATGAGGGCCACCGCCAGGGTCAGCACCGCGGCCACCCACTCCGCCCGGGCCTCCTTGAAGGCGTCGGGCAGGATGTCCGCCGCCACCATCCAGATCATGGCTCCAGCGGCGAAGCCCAGGCCCACCGGCAAGGCCGGTTGGAAGGCCTCCACGAAGAGAAAGGCGGGTACGGCCATAAGGGGCTGAGGCAGGCTAGAGAAGACGCTCCAAAGGGCGGCTCCCAGAACGCTCACCCCCCGGGGGATTAGGACCAGGCTGATGGCCAGCCCCTCGGGGATGTTGTGCACCGCGATGGCCAGGGTGATGAAGACCCCCAAGGCCTCCCCGCCCCCGAAGGCCACCCCTACCCCCACCCCCTCGGCGAAGGAGTGCAGGGTCATGACCCCCACCACCATGAGGGCCTTGCGGGCGTCCAGCCCGTTCAGGGCCCCAAAGCTCACCTCCCGTCCCTGGAGGTAGCGGTGGGAGAGCTGGATGAAGAGGAGGCCCAGGACCACCCCTAAGAGGGTGCGCCCCAGGCTGTAACCCACCCCCTCGTAGATGAGGCCGAAGCTGGCGGCGAGCATCAACCCGGCGGCCGCGGCCCCGGAAAGGCCCAGGTGCAGGCCCAGGATGCGGCGGGTGAAGAGGAAGGGCAGGGCCCCCAGGCCGGTGGCGACGGCGGTCAGGAGGGCGTAGAGGAAGACCGTTCCCGGGGAGATGGCCAGCGGGTCCATGGTCCCATCTTAACGCGAGTAGTTACTGTTATCAATAAGAAGGCCACCCGGGAAGGGGCCCGGCCCCCCACGCGAAAAGGGAAGCCGGTGGCGGAGGAAAGGGGAAGGGAAGGTGTGGTGGGGATCCATGCCCCAGCATACCCCGCCTGGACGCCCCGGATGGGCCGTGGTAAAACGGGAGGGAATGCTGGGCGAGCCGCCGCGCTATCTGGAGGGCAACCTCGCCGAGTTCCCCCTGCCGTCCCTGGTGGGCGCCCTCATGAGCGCCGGACGCACGGGGCGGCTTCTCGTCCAACCCCCTTACCTGGAGGGGGAGGTCTTTCTGCAGGGCGGCCAGGTGGTCCACGCCCGGGCGCGATCGGGGGAAAGGGCCCTGGAAGGGGAGGAGGCCCTGGACCTCCTGGCGGGGCTTAGGCGGGCCCCCTTTCGCTTTGAGCCCGAGGCCTCGCCGCCCAAGACCACCCTCCTCGGGGGGCTCGCCGTCCCCGCCCGCCTGGCCGAGGCCCAGGCCGCCTGGCAGGGCCTGGCCCTCCCCGCAGACTGGGGCTACGTCCTGCGCCTGCCCAAGGGGGCGGGAGAGGCGGAGCTTACCCCTGAGGCCCTCCGGGTGCTGGCCCAGGTAGAGGGGAAGCCCATCGCCGAGGTCCTCCTGTCTCCCGGGACCCTGCGCCTGGCCCGTATCCTCCACACCCTCCTCCAGCTAGGGGCCCTGGAGGCGGTGCCCCAGGTGCAGCTCGCCCCCGTGGCCCTTCTGGTCCTGCCCATCTACGGCCCCGGATCCGGGGTGGCCTACGTGGACGAGGCCCTGTACGCCGCCTGGGCCCGGGCCATCCGCCACGGGTTCCGGCTGCGCTTGCGGCCGCCCGAGGCCCTCATGGAGGTCCGCCCCAGGCCCCACATCCAAGGGCGGCTGGGCCTTCTGGAGGAGGATCTGAGGCGGCTGCGCCTCAAGCGGGGGGACAAGGTGGAGGTGGTTCCGGAGGTTTAGGCCTATGGATATCCTGACCCTGAACGAGTATCTCAACCGGACCGTCTACGGCCTGCCCATGAAGCTGGTCTTCCTCCTGGTGGGCGCCTATCTGGTGGTCTTCTGTATCCGCTGGTTCAGCGCCCCCCTCAGGATGCTCCGGGTCTCCTTCAGCGAGACCTTCGGGGCCATCCGCGAGCGGGCCTACGGCTTCGGCGGACAGATCACCCCCTTTCAGGCCACCATGGTGGCCCTTTCCGCCACCCTCGGCACCGGCCACCTCCTGGGCATGCTGGCGGCGGTTTTGGTGGGGGGGCCGGGGGCGGTCTTCTGGATGTGGCTCGGCTACTTCTTCGGCACCGGCACCAAGTTCGCCGAGGCCACCCTGGCGGTCCACTTCCGCCGCCGCTATGCCGACGGCTCGGTTTCCGGGGGCCCCATGCACTACCTGGCCCGCGGCCTGCCCCGGCTGCGCTTCCTGGCCTACCTCTTCGCCCTCTTCGCCGCCGTGGCCGCCTTTGGCATCGGCAACCTCGCCCAGGCGGGGGCGGTGGGGGGAGCCCTGGGCCCCTTGGGGGCGCCCCCGGCCCTGGTGGGCCTCTTCCTGGCCCTCCTCGTGGGGGCGGTGCTGGGGGGAGGGGTGGTGCGGGTGGCCCGTTTCGCCCAGGTGGTGGTGCCCCTTAAGCTCCTCCTCTTCCTGACGGCTCTAGGACCCCTTCTGGTTCTCTACGGGGGCCAGATCCCCCAGGCCCTGGCCCTGGTTTTCCGGGCAGCCTTTACCCCTGAGGCCGCCCTGGGGGGGGCGGCGGGGTACAGCCTCCTGGCCGCCATCAACGCCGGGCTCGGCCGGGGCATCTTCGCCAACGAGGCGGGCCTGGGCTCCGCGGCCATCGCCCACGCCCAGGCCCAGGTGGACCATCCCGTGCGCCAGGGCTTCTGGGGGGTGACGGAGATGTTCGTGAGCTTCCTGGTGACGAGCCTCACCGCCCTCACCTTCATCGCCTCGGGGCTCTGGCAGGAGGGGGGCACGGCGGCGGAGGCCGCGGGCACCCTCTTCGGAGCCCACCCCTTGGGGGGGGCGGTCCTGGCCCTCACCGTGGCGGTCTTCGCCCTGGGGACCATGGTCTCCTGGGGCTTCTACGGGGAGGAGGCCGCGGCCTTCCTCTTCGGGGAGGGGATCCGCTGGCCCTACCGCCTCACCTTCGCCGTCTTGGCCTTCGTAGGGCCTTTGGGGGGCCTCGAGGCTTTCCTGGCCGTCTCCGACACTTTGAATGGCCTCATGGCCTTCCCCAACCTCCTGGGCCTCCTGCTCCTGGGCGGGGTGGTAGGGCGGCTGGTCTACGGCTTCTTCCGGGGGGAGCCCTGGACACCCCCGCGCTGACCTCTGCATACGCCTTTCCGCGGAACCCTTCCCTTCCCCCTTAGGCCCCCTTCCAGCGGGGCCCCCACACGGGCAAAGTCCGCGTGGGGCGAGGGGGGTGGCCTTAGCGGAAAAGCGCCCGCACCGCCCGCTCCAGCTCCTCCCCGGCCCGCCGGTCCAGGGTGAGCTTCACCCGGAGGGCGATGCGCAGGGCCTCTTCCTCCAGCCTCTCCCGGCTTCCGCAGCCCTCCAGCCGCTCCAGGAAGGGGTCGGCCCTGGGGCCGAGACGGGCTTTCAGGAGCTCCGCCAGCCGCTGGCGGAGCTCCGCGGGCCCCTCCACGGGCAGGATCAGCCCCCGCCGCAAAAGCCGGACCAGGATGGCGTAGGCCTCCTCCCCCAGGCCGCTTTCCCGCACCACCTCCTCCTCGGTGCGCCGCCCGTCGCACAGGACGTAGACCTGCCACTCCTCGGGGGTGGGCTTCCAGGCGGCCTCGGGAGGGTGGGGGTTGCGGCGGAAGACCATGGCTACAGGGCGGCCACGATGGCCTCCAGGAGGCGCAGGACCAGCTGCACGAATACCGCCCCCAGGAGGAGGATCAGGGAAAGGAGCAGGAGGGGGAGGCTGCTGGGCTCACCCCAGGTGAGGAGGAGGACAAGGAGGTAGGCCAGGGCGAAGAAGCCGATGAGGAAGAGGAGCTGCCCGCCCCTTTCCCCCACGATCCCCCCCGGGACGGCCCGCCGGAGCCTCAGGCCGTGAAAGACGTTGTAGGCCATAACCAGAAGGCCAAGAAGGAGGAGGATCTTTTCCATGGACCCATCTTACCCGCTCCACTCCCGGATGGGGACGAGCTCTCCCCCCTCCACGCTCTTGCGTACCGGGCGGTAACGGGAGTCAAACCAGATCTCCAGCACGGCCCGGTCCAGGCTCCTGGGGGCCACGATGTCCTTGCGCACGTAGTAACCCCCCTCCACCGGGCTGATCTCCATGCTCTTGGAGAGCCTGAGCTCCACCACCTCCCCGCTCTTGGTGCGCACCCGCACCCGGAAGGCCAGGGGCCCTTCGGGCTTCACGTGGGGGTCCTTGCGGAAGAACCACATCCTAGGCCTCCTTGAGGTCCACCACCCGGGCTCCCGTGAGGGCCTGGAGTTCCCCGGGGCTCAGGGCGAACAGGGCCCTGGGGGTGCCGGCCGCCGCCCAGAGCCTGGGGTAGGCCATAAGGTCCCGGTCCAGGAAGGCGGGAAGGGGGGTGGGGTGGCCCAAAGGGGGCACCCCACCGATGGCGAAGCCGGTCAGGGTGCGCACCTCCTCGGGGGTGGCCCGGCGCAGGGGCTCCCCCGCCAAGGCCGCCGCCTTCGCCAGGTCCAGGCGGTTTTTCCCGCTCACCAGGAAGAGGTAGCCCCCTCCCTCCCCCACGAAGACCAAGCTCTTCACGATCTGTCCCACCTCCGCCCCCACCGCGCGGGCCGCCTCAAAGGCGGTGCGGGTGGAGGCGGGAAGCTCCAGCACCGAGAGGTGCCCGAAGCCCCGGTCTTCCAGGGCCCGCTGCACCTTGGCCGCGGAGGGGGAGAGGCTCATAGGGCGTGGAGGAGCTCGGCCAGAAGGGCCGCGCGGCGGGGGATCTCCGAGACCACCACGTACTCCGACCGCTGGTGGGCGTCCCCCCCGTAAAGCCCC
Protein-coding sequences here:
- a CDS encoding YbaK/EbsC family protein — protein: MSLSPSAAKVQRALEDRGFGHLSVLELPASTRTAFEAARAVGAEVGQIVKSLVFVGEGGGYLFLVSGKNRLDLAKAAALAGEPLRRATPEEVRTLTGFAIGGVPPLGHPTPLPAFLDRDLMAYPRLWAAAGTPRALFALSPGELQALTGARVVDLKEA
- a CDS encoding alanine/glycine:cation symporter family protein, producing the protein MDILTLNEYLNRTVYGLPMKLVFLLVGAYLVVFCIRWFSAPLRMLRVSFSETFGAIRERAYGFGGQITPFQATMVALSATLGTGHLLGMLAAVLVGGPGAVFWMWLGYFFGTGTKFAEATLAVHFRRRYADGSVSGGPMHYLARGLPRLRFLAYLFALFAAVAAFGIGNLAQAGAVGGALGPLGAPPALVGLFLALLVGAVLGGGVVRVARFAQVVVPLKLLLFLTALGPLLVLYGGQIPQALALVFRAAFTPEAALGGAAGYSLLAAINAGLGRGIFANEAGLGSAAIAHAQAQVDHPVRQGFWGVTEMFVSFLVTSLTALTFIASGLWQEGGTAAEAAGTLFGAHPLGGAVLALTVAVFALGTMVSWGFYGEEAAAFLFGEGIRWPYRLTFAVLAFVGPLGGLEAFLAVSDTLNGLMAFPNLLGLLLLGGVVGRLVYGFFRGEPWTPPR